One window of Brevibacterium pigmentatum genomic DNA carries:
- a CDS encoding DUF6480 family protein gives MSSHDDKQPKPNTDRHGTGNPNLDPGPAGDPDLDEGGSVRPGATPPESHSATASPPHPPASRPPKTKWVIVGISCLLAIMIFFFVAYIVGVFG, from the coding sequence ATGAGTTCACACGATGACAAACAGCCGAAACCGAACACCGACCGGCACGGCACCGGCAATCCCAACCTCGACCCGGGCCCAGCCGGCGACCCCGACCTCGATGAGGGCGGAAGCGTCCGACCAGGTGCGACTCCTCCTGAGTCGCACTCGGCGACCGCCTCGCCGCCTCACCCTCCGGCGTCGCGGCCCCCGAAGACGAAATGGGTGATCGTCGGAATCAGTTGCCTGCTGGCGATCATGATCTTCTTCTTCGTCGCCTATATCGTCGGGGTCTTCGGCTGA
- a CDS encoding cytochrome P450 — MSGADRCRPSRRAVPSDEPAGPPVEQVHFDHGPDLWRIRSFEAARQVLRARHLTTQAGFTAERIPRGVFRRHPILISDGESHDSQRRELARFFAPAVIADRYGERIDALAQDTVGRVAETGRCRLDEVALHFSVAVTSEVVGLTESSIAGMSRRLEGFFTQPPVDLAAPGWGRTRKQWLQAAVNGLVPIVRFYLADVRPALRARRRRQRDDVLSHLIGAGHSTSDILVECVTYGTAGMVTTREFITMACWHLLSDGELGAEYLAADRPRRLEILEEIIRLEPVVGHLFRRTQADIEVTAPDRTVTIPAGDLIDVCVRATNTDEEAMGPEPHSLCPVRHTTGAVPAVGMSFSDGAHKCPGQSLALFETDALVHRLLDRGPRLVAEPEIGWDSVISGYRLRGLQLAFDECSGPERRLS, encoded by the coding sequence ATGAGCGGGGCCGATCGGTGTCGGCCGAGCCGACGGGCGGTGCCCAGCGATGAGCCGGCCGGTCCCCCGGTCGAGCAGGTGCATTTCGATCACGGTCCCGACCTCTGGCGCATCCGCTCCTTCGAGGCCGCCCGCCAGGTGCTGCGGGCCCGACACCTCACGACACAGGCCGGATTCACCGCAGAGCGGATCCCTCGCGGCGTCTTCCGTCGCCACCCGATCCTCATCTCCGACGGGGAGTCCCATGACTCGCAGCGCCGAGAGCTCGCCCGATTCTTCGCCCCCGCTGTGATCGCCGACAGGTACGGCGAGCGCATCGATGCTCTCGCGCAGGACACGGTCGGCCGGGTTGCCGAGACCGGCCGGTGCCGCCTCGACGAGGTGGCTCTGCACTTCTCCGTGGCCGTGACCTCCGAAGTCGTGGGACTGACCGAATCCTCCATCGCGGGCATGTCGCGGCGGCTCGAGGGATTCTTCACCCAGCCGCCGGTCGACCTCGCCGCCCCCGGTTGGGGCCGGACCCGGAAGCAGTGGCTGCAGGCCGCGGTCAACGGCCTCGTCCCGATCGTCCGGTTCTACCTCGCCGACGTCCGACCGGCGCTTCGGGCCCGACGCCGCAGGCAGCGCGATGACGTCCTGTCCCATCTCATCGGGGCCGGACACAGCACGTCGGACATCCTCGTCGAGTGCGTCACCTACGGCACGGCCGGGATGGTCACCACCCGCGAATTCATCACCATGGCGTGCTGGCACCTGCTCTCAGACGGCGAGCTCGGGGCGGAGTACCTCGCGGCCGACCGGCCTCGCCGGTTGGAGATCCTCGAGGAGATCATCCGCCTCGAACCGGTCGTCGGCCACCTCTTTCGACGCACTCAGGCCGACATCGAGGTCACGGCACCGGATCGCACCGTGACGATCCCCGCCGGGGACCTCATCGACGTCTGCGTCCGCGCGACGAACACCGATGAAGAGGCGATGGGACCCGAGCCGCATTCCCTGTGCCCCGTGCGACACACCACCGGAGCCGTCCCGGCGGTCGGCATGAGCTTCAGCGACGGTGCGCACAAGTGCCCGGGGCAGTCGCTGGCGCTGTTCGAGACCGATGCCCTCGTCCATCGCCTGCTCGACCGCGGCCCGCGACTGGTCGCCGAGCCGGAGATCGGCTGGGACAGCGTCATCTCTGGCTACCGGCTGCGTGGACTCCAACTGGCCTTCGACGAGTGCTCCGGCCCGGAGAGGAGACTGTCGTGA
- the ku gene encoding non-homologous end joining protein Ku, protein MRAIWTGSIAFGLVNVPVKLYSATENHDVRMHQVHKKDGGRIRNQHHCEECGKTVEYDDIDKAFDDGEHRVVLTSEDFEALPAEDNDDIDVLQFVPSDEIDPIMLEKAYFLEPTSKTPKAYLLLRKTLEDTERTAIVKLTLRTRTRLAVLRVCGKVLMIQTLRWADEIRDVDFKGVNSKAKISDKELEMSEKLVESYSEDFTPEEFSDDYQVELRKLIDAKIESGESLDIEKTFDEEDSEEDTGGDVIDLMEALRKSVDSSRSAKKGTPGKKSNAKKTSSKKSSAKPKKSTAKKSAPKKRTG, encoded by the coding sequence ATGAGAGCTATCTGGACCGGATCCATCGCCTTCGGCCTCGTGAATGTGCCCGTGAAGCTGTACTCGGCCACGGAGAACCACGACGTGCGAATGCATCAGGTCCACAAGAAGGACGGAGGGCGGATCCGCAATCAGCATCACTGCGAGGAATGCGGGAAGACCGTCGAGTACGACGACATCGATAAGGCTTTCGACGACGGCGAGCACCGCGTGGTCCTCACCAGTGAGGACTTCGAGGCTCTTCCGGCAGAGGACAACGACGATATCGACGTCCTGCAATTCGTGCCCAGCGACGAGATCGACCCCATCATGCTCGAGAAGGCCTACTTCCTCGAGCCGACGTCGAAGACGCCGAAGGCCTACCTCCTGTTGCGTAAGACGCTCGAGGACACCGAGCGGACCGCGATCGTCAAGCTCACTCTGCGCACCCGTACGCGTCTGGCCGTGTTGCGGGTCTGCGGAAAGGTCCTCATGATCCAGACCCTGCGCTGGGCCGATGAGATCCGCGACGTCGACTTCAAGGGCGTGAACTCGAAGGCGAAGATCTCGGACAAGGAACTCGAGATGTCGGAGAAGCTCGTCGAGTCCTACTCCGAGGACTTCACCCCCGAGGAGTTCAGCGACGACTACCAGGTCGAGTTGCGCAAACTCATCGACGCGAAGATCGAATCCGGCGAGAGCCTCGACATCGAGAAGACCTTCGACGAGGAAGACTCCGAGGAGGACACCGGAGGCGATGTCATCGACCTCATGGAGGCGCTGCGCAAATCCGTGGACAGTTCGCGGTCGGCGAAGAAGGGGACGCCGGGCAAGAAGTCGAATGCGAAGAAGACCTCGTCGAAGAAGTCGAGCGCGAAACCGAAGAAGTCGACGGCGAAGAAATCGGCCCCGAAGAAACGCACCGGATGA
- a CDS encoding lycopene cyclase domain-containing protein — protein sequence MSAFEYLLLMGACVLITLPLELFFRARVYRRWRTVLWALVPVIVVFCLWDVVAIARDHWVYNPRFVTGIHLGNLPLEELVFFIVIPLCALLSYEAVGTVLTAVRKRTRPGSLPRQDSPPRPAIQSRPHERTDRPPESEGGGER from the coding sequence GTGAGCGCCTTCGAGTATCTGCTCCTCATGGGTGCCTGCGTCCTCATCACCCTGCCGCTGGAGCTGTTCTTCCGGGCTCGGGTGTACCGTCGGTGGAGAACCGTGCTGTGGGCGCTCGTGCCCGTCATCGTCGTCTTCTGCCTCTGGGACGTCGTCGCTATCGCCCGTGACCATTGGGTGTACAACCCGCGATTCGTCACCGGCATCCACCTCGGCAACCTGCCGCTCGAGGAGCTCGTGTTCTTCATCGTCATCCCCCTGTGCGCCCTGCTCAGCTATGAGGCGGTCGGCACGGTGCTCACGGCGGTGCGCAAGCGCACCCGGCCGGGAAGCCTGCCCCGGCAGGACAGTCCACCCCGGCCCGCAATCCAGTCCCGGCCACACGAGCGCACCGACCGGCCGCCCGAATCCGAAGGAGGCGGCGAACGATGA
- a CDS encoding MarR family winged helix-turn-helix transcriptional regulator, which produces MPSADSKAAGLTYSSNESEFSDRSALSESEIAECTALMEALRQWHEAERDLAEASRRYMQLNDSDMRTIRLLIRAQRQGLIVTPKDIAAAVGISSASTTKLVDRLVAGGHLIRVPHPHDRRTTSVEVTEETAQAAHESVGRQHARRFDVIAALNSRERQTVLRFFSAMTEADCPQGVLADDGSGRSTQDRD; this is translated from the coding sequence GTGCCGTCCGCAGACTCGAAGGCAGCTGGGCTGACCTACTCTTCGAATGAATCGGAGTTCTCCGATCGCTCGGCCCTGTCCGAATCCGAGATCGCGGAGTGCACCGCGCTGATGGAGGCCCTGCGGCAGTGGCACGAGGCCGAACGCGACCTCGCCGAGGCGTCGCGGCGGTATATGCAGCTCAACGACAGCGATATGCGCACCATCCGCCTGCTCATCCGCGCGCAGCGCCAGGGGCTCATCGTCACTCCCAAGGACATCGCTGCTGCCGTCGGGATCTCCAGCGCCTCGACGACGAAGCTCGTCGATCGCCTCGTCGCCGGTGGGCACCTGATCCGGGTTCCCCACCCCCACGACAGGCGCACCACCAGCGTCGAGGTGACAGAGGAGACCGCGCAGGCAGCGCACGAGTCGGTGGGTCGCCAGCATGCCCGTCGCTTCGACGTGATCGCGGCCCTGAACAGCCGGGAGCGCCAGACCGTGCTGCGGTTCTTCTCTGCCATGACCGAAGCCGACTGCCCGCAGGGCGTACTGGCTGATGACGGGAGCGGACGGTCGACGCAGGACCGTGATTAG
- a CDS encoding ChaB family protein, with protein MNDTIGEVHTMPKTTKTGKPKETELPSTLEKSSKKAQRTFAKAYDSAIDQYGDEKRAHQVAYDALKHSYEKVGDKWEAKDSSGPSDAQSSGGKNTDRKTAGGVDAKASKEHLYEQAKKLKISGRSSMTKKELVDALEKESKRKTKQNS; from the coding sequence ATGAACGACACGATAGGAGAAGTTCACACCATGCCGAAGACGACGAAGACAGGAAAGCCGAAGGAGACCGAGCTGCCCTCGACGCTGGAGAAGTCGAGCAAGAAGGCGCAGCGGACCTTCGCCAAGGCCTACGACTCGGCCATCGACCAATACGGAGACGAGAAGCGCGCTCACCAGGTCGCCTACGACGCTCTCAAACACAGCTATGAGAAGGTCGGCGACAAGTGGGAGGCGAAGGACTCCTCCGGCCCGTCGGACGCTCAGAGCTCCGGTGGCAAGAACACCGACCGCAAGACCGCCGGCGGAGTCGACGCGAAAGCCTCGAAGGAGCACCTCTACGAGCAGGCGAAGAAGCTGAAGATCTCGGGACGTTCGTCGATGACGAAGAAAGAACTCGTCGACGCACTCGAGAAGGAGAGCAAGCGCAAGACGAAGCAGAACTCCTGA
- a CDS encoding lycopene cyclase domain-containing protein, giving the protein MSVPEYTIMTVVGMILVVGLELFVFRSGIFRRAKYWAALSICLVFQCFVDGWLTKLSDPIVIYNPQGLSGIRFPWDIPIEDFGFGFAMITAVLMLWQWRLDRHAASTGEEST; this is encoded by the coding sequence ATGAGCGTGCCCGAGTACACGATCATGACCGTCGTCGGAATGATCCTCGTCGTCGGCCTCGAGCTGTTCGTCTTCCGCTCAGGCATCTTCCGCCGGGCGAAGTACTGGGCGGCGCTGAGCATCTGCCTGGTCTTCCAGTGCTTCGTCGACGGCTGGCTGACGAAGCTCTCTGACCCCATCGTCATCTACAATCCGCAGGGTCTGAGTGGTATCCGGTTCCCGTGGGACATCCCGATCGAGGACTTCGGCTTCGGCTTCGCCATGATCACCGCCGTCCTCATGCTCTGGCAGTGGCGCCTGGACAGGCACGCTGCATCCACCGGAGAGGAGAGCACATGA
- a CDS encoding FUSC family protein, producing the protein MPHDRSQEGYLRQPEFVTDLLQIAKGVIAATGAWWVSDAVLDSQMPFLAPWTALLTVHATVYRSFSRGVQTTIASTIGVGVSFLIGNYLGVGLWTFALAMFVGLAGARLSWIRDEGVAIATTAIFILGSGFDSQQPLLVDRLLELALGVAVGLAVNLLMVPPLRDRQAARYIDSVNRQMGEVLTDMSDQFSRSWDSDAAQEWFERTEAMSRELESAWQTVRFARESRRINPRTAIRAKRLRRRADTADSAEKESYENILFRADEGISHLRNLARTLREASSSEREWNTWFRDEWTSIVAEAGRSIADPDAEVEPIFDRLQQLSTDISQDRSLPETTWPIYGSLITSLRHIVVIVDDVASARSARESD; encoded by the coding sequence ATGCCCCATGATCGCTCACAGGAGGGATATCTCCGGCAGCCGGAGTTCGTCACCGACCTGCTGCAGATCGCCAAGGGCGTGATCGCCGCCACCGGCGCCTGGTGGGTCTCTGACGCCGTGCTTGACAGTCAGATGCCGTTCCTTGCTCCGTGGACGGCGCTGCTGACGGTCCACGCCACCGTCTACCGGTCGTTCTCTCGAGGGGTGCAGACGACGATCGCGTCGACGATCGGCGTGGGCGTGTCCTTCCTCATCGGCAACTACCTCGGTGTCGGTCTCTGGACTTTCGCTCTGGCGATGTTCGTCGGTCTGGCCGGTGCCCGCCTGTCGTGGATCCGCGACGAAGGAGTGGCGATCGCGACGACGGCGATCTTCATCCTCGGCTCGGGATTCGACTCCCAGCAGCCTCTGCTCGTCGACCGTCTCCTCGAACTCGCCCTCGGGGTGGCAGTCGGCCTCGCAGTCAATCTCCTCATGGTCCCGCCTCTGCGGGACCGACAGGCGGCTCGCTATATCGACAGCGTCAACCGGCAGATGGGCGAAGTGCTCACAGACATGTCGGACCAGTTCTCTCGCTCCTGGGACTCGGATGCCGCCCAGGAGTGGTTCGAACGGACTGAGGCCATGAGCCGAGAGCTCGAATCGGCGTGGCAGACCGTGCGATTCGCCCGTGAAAGCCGACGCATCAATCCCCGCACAGCGATCCGGGCCAAGAGACTGCGACGCCGGGCAGACACAGCCGACTCCGCAGAGAAGGAAAGCTACGAGAACATCCTGTTCAGAGCCGACGAAGGCATCTCCCACCTGCGGAACCTCGCCCGCACTCTCCGTGAAGCCTCCTCATCCGAAAGAGAATGGAACACCTGGTTCCGCGATGAGTGGACGTCGATCGTCGCCGAGGCCGGACGGTCCATCGCCGATCCCGATGCCGAGGTCGAACCGATCTTCGACCGTCTCCAACAGCTGTCGACCGATATCTCCCAGGATCGGTCGCTTCCAGAGACCACGTGGCCGATCTACGGCTCACTCATCACGAGCCTGCGCCATATCGTCGTCATCGTCGACGATGTCGCCTCGGCGCGCAGCGCACGGGAATCCGACTGA
- a CDS encoding Dps family protein, producing the protein MTDTVTVPEPHGSEDTRRENAERGFVAPESLTKNLQNVLVDFIALSLVAKQAHWNIVGTNFRDLHLNLDEVTTVARNGSDALAERMRALHGSPDGRPAVIAAQTDLATFPAGEITTHDAIDHVVDAIETTVGSMRTCHDEVDSADPTTADLFHEYIAQLEQQAWFISAETRRPS; encoded by the coding sequence ATGACAGACACAGTCACCGTTCCCGAACCGCACGGATCCGAAGACACCCGGAGGGAGAACGCCGAGAGGGGATTCGTCGCACCCGAGTCGCTGACGAAGAACCTGCAGAACGTCCTCGTCGACTTCATCGCCCTCAGCCTGGTCGCCAAACAGGCGCACTGGAACATCGTGGGCACGAACTTCCGAGATCTCCATCTCAACCTCGACGAGGTGACGACAGTGGCCCGCAACGGCAGCGACGCCCTCGCCGAACGGATGAGGGCACTGCACGGTTCGCCCGACGGACGGCCCGCGGTCATCGCCGCGCAGACCGATCTGGCGACGTTCCCGGCCGGAGAGATCACCACCCACGATGCGATCGACCACGTCGTGGACGCGATCGAGACGACGGTCGGCAGCATGCGCACCTGCCACGACGAGGTCGACTCCGCCGACCCGACGACCGCGGATCTGTTCCACGAATACATCGCCCAGCTCGAACAGCAGGCCTGGTTCATCAGCGCCGAGACGCGCCGGCCGAGCTGA
- a CDS encoding SDR family oxidoreductase: MSDQLTFQDPTTRFPDISPPKQDQPEPGLDAELIPGTDRGEDSYTGTGRLRGRRALITGSDSGIGSAVAIAFAREGADVALSYLPAEEEDAQHVCEVIRQAGRKAVPLPGDLSDPEYCREVVRRAAEELGGLDAVVNNAGRQIAVEDIADLTDEQWEDTFRTNIHAMFRVSQAALEHLEPGSTIVNSTSVQAYSPSAHLIDYASTKAAINNFTKGLATQLAPKGIRVNSVAPGPIWTPLQVSDGQPKEALPHFGKNTPLGRAGQPTELAPAYVFLTSSESSYVIGETLNVNGGQPTP, from the coding sequence ATGAGCGACCAGCTGACCTTCCAGGATCCCACCACTCGCTTTCCCGACATCTCACCGCCGAAGCAGGATCAGCCCGAACCGGGACTCGACGCGGAACTCATCCCCGGCACGGATCGCGGTGAGGACAGCTACACCGGCACAGGCAGGCTCCGCGGCCGCAGGGCGCTGATCACCGGCTCGGACTCCGGCATCGGATCCGCCGTCGCGATCGCCTTCGCCCGTGAGGGAGCCGATGTCGCTCTGTCCTATCTGCCCGCCGAGGAGGAGGATGCCCAGCACGTCTGCGAAGTCATCCGCCAGGCCGGCCGCAAGGCCGTGCCTCTCCCGGGAGACCTGTCCGATCCCGAGTACTGCCGCGAAGTGGTCCGCCGGGCGGCAGAGGAACTGGGCGGGCTCGATGCGGTGGTCAACAATGCCGGCCGACAGATCGCCGTCGAAGACATCGCCGACCTCACGGACGAGCAGTGGGAGGACACATTCCGGACGAACATCCACGCGATGTTCCGGGTCTCCCAGGCCGCGCTCGAGCATCTCGAGCCTGGGTCGACGATCGTCAACAGCACCTCCGTGCAGGCGTATTCGCCGTCCGCCCACCTCATCGACTATGCGTCGACGAAAGCGGCGATCAACAACTTCACGAAGGGACTGGCCACTCAGCTGGCTCCGAAGGGCATCCGAGTGAATTCCGTGGCACCGGGGCCGATCTGGACCCCGCTGCAGGTCTCCGACGGCCAGCCGAAGGAGGCGCTGCCGCACTTCGGCAAGAACACTCCGCTGGGACGGGCAGGGCAGCCGACAGAGCTCGCACCTGCGTACGTCTTCCTCACCTCGTCGGAGTCGAGCTACGTGATCGGTGAGACCCTCAACGTCAACGGCGGCCAGCCCACCCCGTGA
- a CDS encoding polyprenyl synthetase family protein, with amino-acid sequence MESVLTVESRLVEVLAAARRRSRVRTQQYEQLWEALSRMALGGKMIRPRLLIDAHEGLGGTATQAATDAAGAMQLLHIGLIIHDDVIDNDTVRRGEMNITGQFSSEAMLLGATSAAAQTWGISSSLLAGDLMLNEAQSLLARLDLEAPRRLAILDIYDETIAESVAGEQSDVWLSLHLDEADSGDVLTMIGRKTAAYSFEAPLSIAAVLAGSDDSLVERLRAIGRRIGIVYQLRDDVLGLFGDEHETGKSVLSDLREGKETLLINTARTHSAWSQVAHLFGDRGLDAEGGLRLRQAIEESGARAYVESMIAEHCKTIAGLIAEAELPQALAGRLADLTSACSLRCA; translated from the coding sequence TTGGAGAGCGTCCTGACCGTCGAATCCCGCCTCGTCGAAGTCCTCGCCGCTGCTCGGCGACGCTCTCGAGTCCGCACCCAGCAGTACGAACAGCTCTGGGAAGCGCTGTCGAGGATGGCGTTGGGCGGAAAGATGATCAGGCCCCGCCTGCTCATCGATGCCCATGAGGGCCTGGGAGGCACGGCAACGCAGGCCGCGACGGACGCCGCCGGCGCGATGCAGCTGCTGCACATCGGCCTGATCATCCACGATGATGTCATCGACAACGACACCGTCCGGCGAGGAGAGATGAACATCACCGGTCAGTTCTCCTCCGAGGCCATGCTCCTCGGAGCCACGAGCGCCGCAGCGCAGACGTGGGGGATCTCCTCGTCCCTGCTCGCCGGTGACCTCATGCTCAACGAGGCCCAGTCCCTCCTGGCGCGCCTCGACCTCGAGGCGCCGCGCAGACTCGCGATCCTCGACATCTACGATGAGACGATCGCCGAGAGCGTCGCTGGAGAACAGTCCGACGTGTGGCTGAGCCTCCACCTCGACGAGGCCGACTCCGGTGACGTGCTCACGATGATCGGACGCAAGACCGCCGCCTACTCATTCGAAGCCCCGCTGTCCATCGCCGCGGTCCTCGCCGGAAGCGACGACAGCCTGGTCGAGCGGCTGCGCGCCATCGGCCGCCGCATCGGCATCGTCTATCAGCTCAGGGACGATGTCCTCGGGCTCTTCGGCGATGAGCACGAGACCGGCAAATCCGTACTCAGCGACCTCCGAGAAGGCAAGGAGACCCTGCTCATCAACACGGCCCGAACCCATTCGGCCTGGTCCCAGGTCGCCCATCTCTTCGGCGATCGGGGCCTCGACGCCGAGGGTGGCCTCCGGCTGCGGCAGGCCATCGAGGAGTCCGGGGCGAGGGCATACGTCGAATCGATGATCGCCGAGCACTGCAAGACCATCGCCGGGCTCATCGCCGAGGCGGAGCTGCCGCAGGCGCTTGCCGGCAGACTCGCGGACCTCACCTCCGCCTGCAGTCTGAGGTGCGCATGA